Proteins encoded within one genomic window of Deltaproteobacteria bacterium:
- a CDS encoding VOC family protein, whose product MTDRGLTHVALPVTNIAASVAFYAKYAAMRVVHQRVDASDGREVVWLTDGTRPFVIVLIQADKVAAPLLPIAHLGVGCASRDEVDRFVAEARAEQRPVWGPTDSGPPVGYWALISDPDNHTLELSHGQEIGLATLRG is encoded by the coding sequence ATGACTGACCGAGGGCTCACGCACGTCGCGCTGCCCGTCACGAACATCGCCGCGAGCGTCGCCTTCTACGCGAAGTACGCGGCGATGCGCGTCGTGCATCAGCGGGTCGACGCGAGCGACGGGCGTGAGGTGGTGTGGCTCACGGACGGCACGCGCCCGTTCGTGATCGTGCTGATCCAGGCCGACAAGGTCGCCGCGCCGCTGCTGCCGATCGCGCATCTCGGCGTCGGCTGCGCCTCGCGCGACGAGGTCGATCGCTTCGTCGCGGAGGCGCGCGCGGAGCAGCGCCCCGTGTGGGGGCCGACCGATTCAGGCCCGCCGGTCGGCTACTGGGCGCTGATCAGCGACCCCGACAACCACACGCTCGAGCTGTCGCACGGCCAGGAGATCGGACTCGCCACGCTTCGCGGCTGA
- a CDS encoding HlyC/CorC family transporter — protein sequence MSWLGLVAIFALILLNAYFVATEFALVAVRRSQVQLWKSEGVPGAASVARTLDRLDDAIAATQLGITLASIGLGFLGEPALADLLSPLVADLGADSQATAHAIAIGIAFTFVTFLHVVVGELAPKALALDRPGPVALICARPLLLFGALFRPLISVMNRAGNLLVRAIGVPPAGHGEKSHSVAELALLVREAGDAGQLRSDAAQMLGNLFRITDKTVADVLIPRDQVKAIPRNMAMDDMLDLVREEGFTRFPVYDGTLDNIVGVLHAKDVFYLHSLSLLVILDDALRPHQEIAPDVSLADALRLFRRERRHLAVVRGAEGKVLGIITLEDVLEQIVGAIEDEQDMEEAQAPMELS from the coding sequence ATGAGCTGGCTCGGACTCGTCGCGATCTTCGCGCTGATCCTGTTGAACGCGTACTTCGTCGCCACCGAGTTCGCGCTCGTCGCGGTGCGGCGCAGCCAGGTGCAGCTTTGGAAGAGCGAAGGCGTGCCCGGCGCCGCTTCGGTCGCGCGCACACTCGACCGTCTCGACGACGCGATCGCGGCGACGCAGCTCGGCATCACGCTCGCGAGCATCGGCCTCGGATTCCTCGGGGAGCCGGCGCTCGCAGACCTCCTCTCTCCGCTCGTCGCCGACCTCGGCGCGGACTCTCAGGCCACGGCGCACGCGATCGCCATCGGCATCGCCTTCACGTTCGTGACGTTCCTCCACGTCGTCGTGGGCGAGCTCGCACCCAAGGCGCTCGCGCTCGACCGCCCCGGCCCCGTCGCGCTGATCTGCGCGCGCCCGCTGTTGCTGTTCGGCGCGCTCTTCCGCCCGCTGATCAGCGTGATGAACCGCGCGGGCAACCTCCTCGTGCGCGCGATCGGCGTGCCGCCTGCGGGCCACGGCGAGAAGTCGCACTCGGTGGCCGAGCTCGCGCTGCTCGTGCGCGAGGCCGGCGACGCGGGTCAGCTGCGCAGCGACGCGGCACAGATGCTCGGCAACCTGTTCCGCATCACCGACAAGACCGTGGCCGACGTGCTGATCCCTCGCGATCAGGTGAAGGCGATCCCGCGCAACATGGCGATGGACGACATGCTCGACCTCGTGCGCGAGGAGGGCTTCACGCGCTTTCCCGTCTACGACGGCACGCTCGACAACATCGTGGGCGTGCTGCACGCGAAGGACGTGTTCTACCTGCACTCGCTCTCGCTGCTCGTGATCCTCGACGACGCGCTGCGCCCGCACCAAGAGATCGCGCCGGACGTCTCGCTCGCCGACGCGCTGCGCCTGTTCCGCCGCGAGCGCCGCCACCTCGCCGTCGTGCGCGGCGCCGAAGGCAAGGTGCTCGGCATCATCACGCTCGAGGACGTGCTCGAGCAGATCGTCGGCGCCATCGAGGACGAGCAAGACATGGAAGAAGCGCAGGCGCCGATGGAGCTGAGTTAG